The following coding sequences lie in one Glycine max cultivar Williams 82 chromosome 19, Glycine_max_v4.0, whole genome shotgun sequence genomic window:
- the LOC100780422 gene encoding basic helix-loop-helix protein A, with amino-acid sequence MATPPNSRLHTMLRASVQSVQWTYSLFWQLCPQQGILTWGDGYYNGAIKTRKTVQAMEVSTEEASLQRSEQLRELYESLSAEETINTQTRRPCAALSPEDLTESEWFYLLCVSFSFHLGIGLPGTAYARRQHLWLSGANEVDSKTFSRAILAKSAHIQTVVCIPVLEGVVELGTTDKIEEDLNFIQHIKSFFIDQQPPPPTAKPALSEHSTSNLTSSYPLVIVPVTAAATANNVLIQNDMNIVDKGEAIILNNNNNNTEAELLADPNSNSFIPSELMELDHQLEEFGVGSPGDGSNHLDSFPKEESMALCAAGLELLQLQRPPAPAHPPTENLAQGDTDTHYSQTVSSILKKNSSRWWPDSPSVNHPTDSFQSAFNKWKSDTDNHHHYFHETVADGTSQGLLKYILFNVPYLHANRLKGTGASSYETNHVMAERRRREKLNERFLILRSMVPFMMRMDKESILEDTIHYIKQLREKIESLEARERLRGKRRVREVEVSIIESEALLEVECVHRERLLLDVMTMLRELGVEVMMVQSWVKDDGVFVAEMRAKVKENGNGKKASVVEVKNALNQIIPHHEPYTLCSNDHF; translated from the exons ATGGCTACGCCGCCAAATAGCAGGCTTCACACCATGTTGCGGGCATCAGTGCAATCAGTTCAGTGGACTTACAGCCTCTTCTGGCAACTTTGTCCACAACAAGG gaTATTGACTTGGGGTGATGGATACTACAACGGAGCAATTAAGACACGGAAGACAGTGCAAGCAATGGAGGTAAGCACTGAGGAAGCGTCTCTGCAAAGAAGCGAGCAACTAAGGGAGTTATATGAATCTTTGTCTGCTGAGGAGACAATAAACACGCAAACACGAAGGCCATGTGCTGCTTTGTCGCCTGAGGATCTAACTGAATCCGAATGGTTCTATTTGTTGTGTGTCTCTTTCTCCTTTCATCTTGGTATCGG GTTGCCCGGAACAGCATATGCCAGGAGGCAGCATTTATGGCTCAGTGGTGCAAACGAAGTAGACAGCAAAACTTTTTCAAGAGCTATTCTTGCCAAG AGTGCTCATATACAG ACAGTGGTGTGTATTCCTGTGTTGGAGGGCGTCGTTGAGTTGGGCACAACCGATAAG ATCGAAGAAGACCTAAATTTCATCCAACACATAAAGAGCTTCTTCATAGATCAGCAGCCTCCTCCTCCCACGGCAAAGCCTGCACTGTCAGAGCACTCCACCTCCAATCTCACTTCTTCATACCCTCTTGTTATTGTTCCTGTCACTGCTGCCGCCACCGCCAATAATGTTCTCATCCAAAACGACATGAACATTGTTGATAAAGGAGAAGCTAttatattgaataataataataataataccgaAGCAGAATTATTAGCAGACCCTAACAGTAACAGTTTCATACCGAGCGAGCTAATGGAGCTGGACCACCAGTTGGAGGAATTCGGGGTCGGATCACCTGGAGATGGCTCCAATCACTTGGATTCCTTCCCCAAAGAGGAGTCAATGGCACTGTGTGCTGCAGGGTTGGAGCTCCTTCAACTTCAACGACCACCAGCTCCag CACATCCTCCCACAGAAAATCTAGCACAAGGCGACACAGACACCCACTACTCTCAAACAGTGTCCAGCATCCTTAAAAAGAACTCCAGCAGGTGGTGGCCGGATTCACCCTCCGTCAACCACCCCACTGACTCCTTCCAATCAGCTTTCAACAAATGGAAATCCGACACTGACAACCACCACCACTATTTCCACGAGACGGTGGCCGATGGCACCTCGCAGGGGCTCCTCAAGTACATTTTGTTCAACGTCCCTTACTTGCACGCCAACCGGCTCAAGGGCACGGGAGCTTCGTCATACGAGACTAATCACGTGATGGCGGAGCGCCGCAGAAGGGAgaagttgaatgagaggtttcTCATTCTACGTTCGATGGTACCTTTCATGATGAGGATGGACAAGGAGTCCATTCTGGAAGATACCATCCACTACATCAAACAGTTAAGAGAGAAGATTGAGAGTCTCGAAGCGCGTGAGCGCCTCCGGGGGAAGAGGAGAGTGAGGGAGGTGGAGGTTTCGATCATAGAGAGCGAGGCGCTGTTGGAGGTGGAGTGTGTGCATAGGGAAAGGTTGTTGCTGGATGTGATGACAATGTTGAGGGAGTTAGGGGTGGAAGTGATGATGGTGCAGTCTTGGGTTAAGGATGATGGAGTGTTTGTGGCGGAGATGAGGGCCAAGGTGAAGGAAAATGGTAACGGGAAAAAGGCTAGTGTTGTTGAAGTGAAAAATGCCCTTAACCAGATTATACCACATCATGAGCCATACACACTTTGTTCCAATGATCACTTTTAA
- the LOC100781502 gene encoding preprotein translocase subunit SCY2, chloroplastic isoform X2 yields the protein MEATRFSPNHFYPHCFLTKPNALRERRYVKCINGVGTRVYLFTNPAFNNAPNRSLFPKLNRTLSVSFSDRLRDDYVRVDAPRSKEVVPATRGGDGGEAILASSPSADNSGTLQLKPLMFRNRFLNFARLGSVINGAAESFFKSEIRRRLFVTAVLIVISRVGYFIPLPGFDRRLIPEDYLSFVAGSSVDELGDFTAELKLSIFQLGISPQIINRVHYCADGGCHLALQFWKL from the exons ATGGAAGCAACGCGATTCTCCCCTAATCACTTCTATCCACACTGCTTCCTTACCAAACCCAACGCACTCAGAG AAAGAAGATACGTAAAATGCATCAACGGAGTTGGAACTAGGGTTTACCTTTTCACAAACCCCGCATTCAACAACGCACCGAACCGGTCTTTGTTTCCGAAGCTGAACCGGACTCTCTCTGTTAGCTTCTCCGACCGGCTCCGAGATGATTATGTGCGCGTCGATGCTCCGAGGAGCAAGGAAGTTGTTCCGGCGACACGCGGCGGCGATGGAGGGGAGGCGATTCTTGCGTCGTCTCCGAGTGCTGACAACTCGGGAACCCTGCAACTGAAACCATTGATGTTCAGGAACAGGTTTCTGAACTTTGCGCGATTGGGTTCTGTGATTAACGGCGCCGCGGAATCGTTTTTCAAGAGCGAGATTCGGAGGAGGCTGTTCGTAACGGCTGTGTTAATTGTGATTAGTCGCGTTGGCTATTTTATTCCTCTTCCGGGGTTTGACAGAAGGTTGATACCGGAAGACTACTTGAGCTTTGTCGCAGGATCATCTGTTG ATGAACTTGGTGACTTCACTGCTGAGCTCAAGCTATCTATTTTCCAGCTTGGGATCAGTCCTCAGATAATCAATCGCGTCCATTATTGTGCAG ATGGTGGATGTCATTTGGCTTTGCAATTTTGGAAGCTTTAA
- the LOC100781502 gene encoding preprotein translocase subunit SCY2, chloroplastic isoform X1, producing MEATRFSPNHFYPHCFLTKPNALRERRYVKCINGVGTRVYLFTNPAFNNAPNRSLFPKLNRTLSVSFSDRLRDDYVRVDAPRSKEVVPATRGGDGGEAILASSPSADNSGTLQLKPLMFRNRFLNFARLGSVINGAAESFFKSEIRRRLFVTAVLIVISRVGYFIPLPGFDRRLIPEDYLSFVAGSSVDELGDFTAELKLSIFQLGISPQIINRVHYCAGTLSCCPFSSKLTERRSGWA from the exons ATGGAAGCAACGCGATTCTCCCCTAATCACTTCTATCCACACTGCTTCCTTACCAAACCCAACGCACTCAGAG AAAGAAGATACGTAAAATGCATCAACGGAGTTGGAACTAGGGTTTACCTTTTCACAAACCCCGCATTCAACAACGCACCGAACCGGTCTTTGTTTCCGAAGCTGAACCGGACTCTCTCTGTTAGCTTCTCCGACCGGCTCCGAGATGATTATGTGCGCGTCGATGCTCCGAGGAGCAAGGAAGTTGTTCCGGCGACACGCGGCGGCGATGGAGGGGAGGCGATTCTTGCGTCGTCTCCGAGTGCTGACAACTCGGGAACCCTGCAACTGAAACCATTGATGTTCAGGAACAGGTTTCTGAACTTTGCGCGATTGGGTTCTGTGATTAACGGCGCCGCGGAATCGTTTTTCAAGAGCGAGATTCGGAGGAGGCTGTTCGTAACGGCTGTGTTAATTGTGATTAGTCGCGTTGGCTATTTTATTCCTCTTCCGGGGTTTGACAGAAGGTTGATACCGGAAGACTACTTGAGCTTTGTCGCAGGATCATCTGTTG ATGAACTTGGTGACTTCACTGCTGAGCTCAAGCTATCTATTTTCCAGCTTGGGATCAGTCCTCAGATAATCAATCGCGTCCATTATTGTGCAG GTACTCTGTCATGTTGTCCCTTCTCTAGTAAACTTACGGAAAGAAGGTCTGGATGGGCATGA
- the LOC100781502 gene encoding preprotein translocase subunit SCY2, chloroplastic isoform X4, with protein sequence MEATRFSPNHFYPHCFLTKPNALRERRYVKCINGVGTRVYLFTNPAFNNAPNRSLFPKLNRTLSVSFSDRLRDDYVRVDAPRSKEVVPATRGGDGGEAILASSPSADNSGTLQLKPLMFRNRFLNFARLGSVINGAAESFFKSEIRRRLFVTAVLIVISRVGYFIPLPGFDRRLIPEDYLSFVAGSSVASGR encoded by the exons ATGGAAGCAACGCGATTCTCCCCTAATCACTTCTATCCACACTGCTTCCTTACCAAACCCAACGCACTCAGAG AAAGAAGATACGTAAAATGCATCAACGGAGTTGGAACTAGGGTTTACCTTTTCACAAACCCCGCATTCAACAACGCACCGAACCGGTCTTTGTTTCCGAAGCTGAACCGGACTCTCTCTGTTAGCTTCTCCGACCGGCTCCGAGATGATTATGTGCGCGTCGATGCTCCGAGGAGCAAGGAAGTTGTTCCGGCGACACGCGGCGGCGATGGAGGGGAGGCGATTCTTGCGTCGTCTCCGAGTGCTGACAACTCGGGAACCCTGCAACTGAAACCATTGATGTTCAGGAACAGGTTTCTGAACTTTGCGCGATTGGGTTCTGTGATTAACGGCGCCGCGGAATCGTTTTTCAAGAGCGAGATTCGGAGGAGGCTGTTCGTAACGGCTGTGTTAATTGTGATTAGTCGCGTTGGCTATTTTATTCCTCTTCCGGGGTTTGACAGAAGGTTGATACCGGAAGACTACTTGAGCTTTGTCGCAGGATCATCTGTTG CTTCTGGCAGATGA
- the LOC100781502 gene encoding preprotein translocase subunit SCY2, chloroplastic isoform X3 has product MEATRFSPNHFYPHCFLTKPNALRERRYVKCINGVGTRVYLFTNPAFNNAPNRSLFPKLNRTLSVSFSDRLRDDYVRVDAPRSKEVVPATRGGDGGEAILASSPSADNSGTLQLKPLMFRNRFLNFARLGSVINGAAESFFKSEIRRRLFVTAVLIVISRVGYFIPLPGFDRRLIPEDYLSFVAGSSVVIHVASGR; this is encoded by the exons ATGGAAGCAACGCGATTCTCCCCTAATCACTTCTATCCACACTGCTTCCTTACCAAACCCAACGCACTCAGAG AAAGAAGATACGTAAAATGCATCAACGGAGTTGGAACTAGGGTTTACCTTTTCACAAACCCCGCATTCAACAACGCACCGAACCGGTCTTTGTTTCCGAAGCTGAACCGGACTCTCTCTGTTAGCTTCTCCGACCGGCTCCGAGATGATTATGTGCGCGTCGATGCTCCGAGGAGCAAGGAAGTTGTTCCGGCGACACGCGGCGGCGATGGAGGGGAGGCGATTCTTGCGTCGTCTCCGAGTGCTGACAACTCGGGAACCCTGCAACTGAAACCATTGATGTTCAGGAACAGGTTTCTGAACTTTGCGCGATTGGGTTCTGTGATTAACGGCGCCGCGGAATCGTTTTTCAAGAGCGAGATTCGGAGGAGGCTGTTCGTAACGGCTGTGTTAATTGTGATTAGTCGCGTTGGCTATTTTATTCCTCTTCCGGGGTTTGACAGAAGGTTGATACCGGAAGACTACTTGAGCTTTGTCGCAGGATCATCTGTTG TTATTCATGTAGCTTCTGGCAGATGA